The DNA window TCGAGCGACAAACTGGGAGGTCCGCCAGATTAACCAGCACCTCATCCAGCTACAAAGACgttaacaaagagaaaaacacaacaacatccTTGCTCTTTGTGTGATAATGTATGTCGCCTGTCTCAGATCACAGTTCATCATTAGCAGGGTGAGACTTTGCTAGTTTATCACACAGGACAACATCAAGGAAGTTAGCTCTGTTCTGTTTCAGTCCATGGCCGACTGTCTGCTGTCAGGTTCAGCTTCATGTAACGAAGCCAATCCACCAGCCTGGGCCCATTAGGAGACTTAGGAAGCAAACACATAAAAAGACACTTAAACAGCCTGTGAAAACGAAATGCGACCCTCTCGTATAAACACCTCCCGAGAGGAGCAAAGCAGCAAAGAGTGAAACAAATAACTCTACCTATTGTGTGCAAAGTTTGCAATGTAAGCCATTGCGAGCTTGCTCAGTTCCTCCCATTCTTGTGtccgtagagagagagagcgagagagagagagagagaaagattagTGCACTGCCCATAACACTATTTActttatcaaaagtgcaacatGAATGAGGGATCTTCTTCCTGTTTCAAGTACCTGTAACCACAGTGTGCCCGGTACAGAAGGCAGATAGatccaagaaaaaaacaaagcatcatCATAGTGGTCTGCTTTGACAAAAGCGGCTCTTGTCCCGCTGTGCATCAGAGCCGAATGCTGAAACTCACAGACGTACACACAGGCACACCTGCATCTGTCAGGAGGAATTCAAATGCGAGTCACGTTGCGACGCCAAGGGCTGTAATTGATTCCGACTCACTATAAAGCACCTCTGTGGTATGCGGACACTTTAAGGACAGGAAGAACGAGCACCATGTCACCAAGTATCTCCGTGAAAGTGTCCCCTACGTTCTTTGGAGAATCATCCTGTTGTAGGTATTCATTCAGTATTAGTTGAATTGCGCCTGAGGCCTgtcagaggaaaaaaataaagaggttgtgagaagaagaaaaaatgtataggagcatttcttttttttactgtatatgtatgaatGATTGAAGGaagttatttgtttttctgtttcttatGTATTTATCATGAAAATAAAGCATCACTGTGATGTCAAATATTCCCTCTTCATCCCTTGATCCCAGCCAGGAGATCCTAGGAGTAATCACAAGTACATGCAATATGTcaactaaaaagaaaataatgagaGATTTCAGGCACAagaatactatactataacattaaaaaaatactgcATTATCAAAGTGTCACTTATATACTCTGCCATGCATTGTAATCTCTGACATAACACATATTGGTCACTCCTATCCAACTTCTGGGTTCTATTTTAGAAATAGAAAAACTTCATTCTAAATCCTATTCACAtttgtaattacagtatgtctCTTCATATGAGTAGATACGGACTGTAATTCTTTGGAAAAGCAATCTAATATTGTTGTTTATTCTATGTTTCAATTTTGGGCGAACACCATTTCCCATAAGCCACAAAGAGGCGAGTCCACTGAAGAGTCGAGGGGTGGGGTCTAGTTCAGACATTTTTTGTAATAAGACAAACAGCAGAGGGTACAGCTGAAAAATTGGGATCATTACTTCAGAAGAGAGGGCTGGTGAAATGTATGGTTATGGATGTAACCAAGTTACAATGACCTAAATAACTGCGCTGGTAAAATTTAAGTTCAACTTTCAAGAAAATCAGAAATGTTTCAACTTCTTATAGCAACTGCTGGAGTGGATGACAATTAGTCTTAGAACATGGAAAGTAGACTTCAGGAACAcgcttcatttaaaaaaaaagaaaaaaaagaaatgttgaatGACAGATTGCTTTGAGTAGCAGAAGGGGAACAGAGGCTAGCCTGCATGCAACATTACTACTCAAAATGATGATCTCatgatggcgctagaggaaataTTAAGGGTTCACCAAAGCCATTATAATTCATCCTGAGGTACACTTGGAATTATGGATTTCCTGAAATACTATTGCTTTGGATTCTTGAAAACTCCAGTCATATACTTGCCTGCTTGAGCCAAGGAATGCTGCAGGACCACAGCCATCAAGAACAGGTAAAGGAGAAGGTTTCCCATAGCTGACAGATGCCTGATACAGAAACTGCAGCAATAATGACTTACAGACAATGGCACAACTCTGTCCCAAATGGATTTCCTTAGGGGtggacagacaggtgtaacACTACTGTGTTAGGATACAAGCAGGATGTATTCAGCCACTGGCCTGGAAGCAGAAAGCAATGCCCTTTGAGCCCACACGCTTCAGTCCTTAAAACATCCATATATGGTATTCCTGGATATTTCTCAGTTACCTTAATGACTCACAAACATGTGCAAGCTTAAATCCTTTAAGGCTGTAATGAAGTTAAGTAAAAGACTCACAGTGGAGGCGGATTTTGAAGAATTTATTGGCACAGTTATAGCAGCAATGTGTTCTTTGTTTATTCTCAACAactggctgtaaaaaaaaaaaaaaaaacaaccttgctAATAGTTTAAatttacagaaaatgaaaaattatGACACTTTGAGCTCAGTTGAAATGATTGTCAGCACAATTGCATAAAGTGCATATGCAACATAAAGAAAGGGAAACAGAACATTTTGAATCAGATCTGCTGTAGTTGCTGCTGTTTTATAGCTACATTCTTAGTGGTTTAGTCTGAAGATACTTGCTGTTTCTTTTGAAATAGATGCAGTAACATATGATAATGATTATGTTTCAGGGCCGTAAAGGTGTtggaataaaaatatattacaatGCTCTAAATGGCAACACAACTGTACCCAGTGCTCAGTGTTGTAGCAAGTAAAGTGGGATGTTGAAAGATGTTATATGCtgaaatactgtactgtactctgCCTTTTTACAGATAAATATGTTAAATACAATCTACGGAAGTATATTCAGCATGAACAGCCACTAAGCGGATTTAAAGAGACAAATTCTGGCCAGTATTGCAAACCAGTTTTCAACCAGTTCTGACACATTGGCCGCTGAACTCTACCAACTCCCTAGCAGGAATATTAGAACATCCATTTGTCAGAAGACCAGTCCAAGAACTCCCCGTCTCAGTAGAaagcggggtttgtgtgctcGATGACACAGCGCCGACAGTGGCGTCTAACAAACCGCAGAGCCTCTGGCGACACCTCGCAGTCCTGCACGTTGAGAAGCTGCAGCTCGCAGCAGTTGGCTGCCAGAGCTTTGAGTCCTCGGCCTGTCACGCTCTCGCATGCTCTGAGACTCACTCGCCTCAGGCCTTGGCAGTACATAGCCAGCTGCTCCAGCCCGCTGTCCGACACAAGCGGGCACTTACCCACATCCAGCGACTTGAGTTTTGGGCAGCTCCTGGCCAAGTGGCTCAGGCCGTGGTCTGTCAGCCCCTCGCAACCTCTCGCGTTTAAGTAGCGCAGTCTTGGGCAGTAGCGCGCCACGTAGCGCATGCCTACATCAGTTATGCGGGTGCAGTGGGCCACACTCAGGTAGCGCAGGCAGCCCTCGAGGCGGGCGACTTCACGCAGGCCAAAGTCCCCCACCAAGCGGCAGTCACTGAGACTAAGCTCCTTTATTGAAGGGCAGTGGAGAGCCAGGTGGCGCAAGGCTTCATCTGTCAGTCTGGTGCAGCGGCGCAAGTACAGATGTGTCAGGCGGGGGCAGTGGGAGGCGATAGTCCGCAAGCCCTCATCCTCGAGGGAAAAACAATCGGTCATGTCCAGGTAGTGGATGGAAATCTGCTGGCCGTGCAGAGGGGACAGCTGGAGGGAGGCCTCTTGGGTGAGGCTGATGCATGTCACCTTGGAGCAGcctggaggaagaggaagcagacgttcAGAAAcaaatggttgtttttgtttatagGGTTTTATATAGGAAGATTACAGTTCTTAATGCCTGTCTTAATACAACGTGTATTTCCATATGaacaaggaaataaataaaaaaaacctaaccCACTCATTTGTCTAATTCAGACTGCTAAATCCTGAGCTTCAGataaaaaacatttgtattttgtcCATCCATATTACATTAAAAGCACATTGGTGATCTCTTATTGCCAGTGTGAACAGGAGAAATTATTACAGCAAAAAACTTCCAACTTTTAATGCACATATGGGCATGTgagtatgtttttttaaagaaaaaaaaatgaccctTTACGAGTAGCCACTTGAGGGTGCCAGAGTAAAACCTGCTGTATTTGGCTGAACGCCTGCAACTAGAAGCATTAACATGTTTGAGTGCAAACAATTCCAAGAAAACCAAAATTGTGGTCACTTTTCAGGGGGAAAAAATAATCAAAGGCTGATGTGAGAGAATATAATAGAGAATGATTTTCAGTATATTGTGCCTTTCACATAAAAGCCACTTTTTTAAAGGCTATTTTTACAACAAAGGGCTTACTTCCTGGTCCTAATGGTGCAGACATGGCTCCATCCAGAGTCCTGTCCAAGTCAATGTTATTTGTGTCACTTCCTTAATGAAAGCAGCAGACCGCTCTCCTTACTCACGTTGAGGTAAGTTCTGCTTTCAGCTAAAGAAAGCCTTTCTTCTCTCACATGGGACTTAAGGTTGGCAGAGCTTCTCGTGCTCCTCTAATGATTTTACCAGCTTTAGTAGAAATGACTGAGAGGGATCGAGGAGAGGGAATTCTTTGAGGTAAATCCACACATGTGCGTGATGTAGGGCAGCAGTAATAAAACTGAGAGAGCCTATTAGCCACCGATCACAGTAAGATGTCacagaagtacatttcttttagggctgcacaatatatcgtttgcTTTATCGTCATCGTGATATCAagtggcgcaataaacacattgcgaaaggctgtgacatatcgccacagacactcagagatgtttcgtgttagttgaaagaaaatagtagaaaactgcactttaaaatgtaactgtcgttCCGCaaagttcaatttgttcaataaaatgatGATTTGCtataaattcaacaagcaatttgttttattttagcagaatactgaaagcagcagaactgagtacactttaatattggtttatttatcgcaagcaatatcgttatcgcaatattagtctatatccacgacgttccacttacgggattgctccggtgccgccggaaattccgcctgatGTCCCTCTTATCGGCCGGATGCCCGttactgtggttaactgctcctcagatctctgcagggtaaatccagacagctagctagactatctgtccaatctgagtcgtgttctgttgcacgactaaacaacctttgaacgtacaccaaaacaagttccttcccgaggctattttgcagcggcaccgtggctccgtccggcgcttagcaccgcccatgacgactgTGATGGgttgaaagaaatgccaataaaccagagcacctttttCTCTCATGCCGGAATGCTGTTGACtcgtcagaccctcctccgcagcgcggtggaggagggtctggcaatgcgcgACTATCGTAATATTGAACAACTTTatcgcatatcgcatatttttctcatatcTTACACAGCCCTAATTTCACCTAATTTTTACCTGAGAGGTTTAGGTGCTCCAGGCCAGGGCAGCGGGACACCACCTCAAACACAGCATCATTGGAGATGTTATAACAGCCGGCGACCTCCAGGTGACGTAGCTCCGGGCAGCACTGAGCCACCACATGCAGCCCACGGTCGGTGAGCCTTTTGCAGCCATTCACCACCACCGTCTCTAGGGTCAGACACACGTTCGGGGTGTCCTGGCACAACCGGTGGGTCAGGACCCGGATGGCACGGTCGGCGTGAAGCAGCTCTCCTGTTAGGCGGACGGTGCTCCACAGCCTCGGGTCCCACGCCAGGTTGTACCAGCGGCGGCATACGCGCGCACAGCGGCACAGCTGATTGGTGGGGAGATGGGAGAAGATCTGCAGAAGGGCGTGGTCGGGGAGGAGGTCAATGGGAGCGTGGTGGTGGCTTTTGGACTGGCGGGAGCGAGTGTGAGTGCCAGGTTGAGAGTGGACCACGGCGACGGTCTCGGCgggggcagaggaggaggaagaggagttgGTCTCATGGCCGTTACTGGAGAGGGCGggtgaggagagggaggaggactTGGATGGCAGGATAAGACCGGGGCTGGGGGTGCTCAGAGTCCGAGTGCTGGAGTCTAAACCTGAACAAGAGGAGGACAAGTTTGataagaagagaggaaagggagggaCAGAGTTAGTTCAAAgttcattttgtttaaaaacccTTTGTTTTTTGAACTCTTAATTTTCAAATGACCTGTAAAGCTAAGGAATGTTAATACGTGCCATATGTCTCTCTGGAGAGGTAAAACTTTGGAGATAAaggttttgttttcttatttccaATCTTGTTAATCAACCCATCAGATTAAACCTCTTCTCATACagaacacacattcattttttttgttgttgacaaGTTTACAGTAACTAGGTTTTGGCTCTAATGTGATTTGGATGGAAAAAGGCACTGTAATCACCCtcatgaataaaataaagttttcaCAAACAGACAGTGGGTTTTAAATAGCATTTTTAAAGGCTTTTACTGTTCTAAGTCTTAGCCTGGATGCTAGCTGAATTTaaccccgcccacaacatttgaggcgggaagttcggtctggacttgatccgttgtggagcaacaatgcttgaaccagagctgttcggaccaatgaaattgtcagggcgggctttatacgatgatggacagatgatcaacagtaacgtaatcaaccacgtcaccaatgAGCGCtggggttgaatttgtttacaacaaagatggctgccgctggagaattgagatgtgtagattccgccattgcgtctgttatagaagatatcgacagcggattcattttaaaaggaggaacagagaaccgcgatcatgtatatatacacacattgccacac is part of the Sander vitreus isolate 19-12246 chromosome 22, sanVit1, whole genome shotgun sequence genome and encodes:
- the LOC144537364 gene encoding F-box/LRR-repeat protein 7-like; this encodes MGANNGKQYGSEGKGSSSISSDISSSTDHTPTKAPKNVATTEGLDSSTRTLSTPSPGLILPSKSSSLSSPALSSNGHETNSSSSSSAPAETVAVVHSQPGTHTRSRQSKSHHHAPIDLLPDHALLQIFSHLPTNQLCRCARVCRRWYNLAWDPRLWSTVRLTGELLHADRAIRVLTHRLCQDTPNVCLTLETVVVNGCKRLTDRGLHVVAQCCPELRHLEVAGCYNISNDAVFEVVSRCPGLEHLNLSGCSKVTCISLTQEASLQLSPLHGQQISIHYLDMTDCFSLEDEGLRTIASHCPRLTHLYLRRCTRLTDEALRHLALHCPSIKELSLSDCRLVGDFGLREVARLEGCLRYLSVAHCTRITDVGMRYVARYCPRLRYLNARGCEGLTDHGLSHLARSCPKLKSLDVGKCPLVSDSGLEQLAMYCQGLRRVSLRACESVTGRGLKALAANCCELQLLNVQDCEVSPEALRFVRRHCRRCVIEHTNPAFY